The following coding sequences lie in one Primulina huaijiensis isolate GDHJ02 chromosome 2, ASM1229523v2, whole genome shotgun sequence genomic window:
- the LOC140965740 gene encoding oligopeptide transporter 4-like, with translation MSSSSFNIDEEKGHSSMPTNSSNAVQKTQEFDEDEVSPIEEVRLTVPNDDDPTLPVWTFRMWFLGMLSCALLSFLNTFFSYRSEPLVITMISVQVATLPIGRFMANVLPTTKFRLPGFGSREFSLNPGPFNMKEHVLISIFANAGSAFGGGSAYAVGIVDIIKAIYMRKISFLASWILVITTQVLGYGWAGILRKYVVEPAEMWWPASLVQVSLFRALHEKESKKNSRSRFFMIALACSFCWYILPGYLFPTIGYVSILCLAFPKSVTAQQIGSGLEGLGVGSFTFDWSVVASFLGSPLVTPFFAIFNVFVGYVAVVYALIPMAYWGFNLYNAKTFPIFSSHLFNSRGETYNVSAIVNEKFELDIPAYEERGLINLSIFFSLSYGLNFAAVVATLTHVAMFNGREIFDRFRASNKGKTDIHTRLMKKYKDIPGWWFHGMLVLSLALSLVLCIFMKDQVQLPWWGLVFAAGLALIFTLPISIITATTNQTPGLNVITEYIIGIIYPGRPIANVCFKTYGYISMSQAVSFLNDFKLGHYMKVPPRSMFMVQFIGTIIAGTINISTAWYLLTSIENICQDQLLPKNSPWTCPGDRVFFDASVIWGLVGPRRIFSKLGNYGALNWCFLGGAIAPIIVWLIHKAFPTKKWIKLINIPVLLGATASMPPASTLNFNSWIFVGTIFNYVVFRYRKKWWQRYNYVLSAALDAGLAFMGVVLYFGLGMENITVNWWGTDGEHCDLATCPTAKGVAVDGCPLH, from the exons ATGTCTTCTTCTTCCTTCAACATCGATGAAGAAAAGGGCCATTCCTCCATGCCCACAAACTCTTCAAACGCAGTGCAAAAAACCCAGGAATTCGATGAAGATGAAGTCTCCCCCATCGAAGAAGTGAGACTTACGGTCCCGAACGACGATGATCCGACACTTCCCGTTTGGACTTTTCGCATGTGGTTCTTGGGGATGTTGTCATGTGCTCTTTTgtctttcctcaacactttcTTCAGCTACAGAAGTGAGCCACTGGTCATCACTATGATCTCTGTGCAAGTGGCAACGCTGCCCATCGGGAGATTCATGGCCAATGTGCTGCCCACCACCAAGTTCCGGCTGCCCGGATTTGGATCCAGAGAGTTCTCGCTGAATCCGGGGCCGTTTAACATGAAGGAGCATGTGTTGATCTCGATCTTCGCCAACGCAGGCTCCGCGTTCGGTGGTGGCTCCGCTTACGCTGTGGGGATTGTTGATATCATAAAGGCTATTTATATGAGGAAGATCTCGTTCTTGGCTAGTTGGATTCTTGTTATAACTACTCAG GTATTGGGATATGGATGGGCTGGGATATTGAGAAAATATGTGGTGGAGCCTGCGGAAATGTGGTGGCCAGCCAGTCTCGTTCAAGTTTCTCTCTTCAG GGCTCTGCATGAAAAGGAGAGCAAAAAGAACTCAAGATCAAGATTTTTCATGATAGCCCTCGCATGCAGCTTCTGCTGGTACATTTTGCCTGGCTACCTTTTCCCCACCATAGGCTACGTCTCCATTCTCTGCCTAGCATTCCCTAAGTCAGTCACTGCCCAACAAATCGGCTCCGGCCTCGAAGGCCTCGGCGTTGGATCCTTCACTTTTGACTGGTCCGTCGTGGCGTCCTTCCTCGGAAGCCCTCTTGTCACCCCATTTTTCGCCATCTTTAATGTTTTCGTGGGCTACGTCGCGGTTGTCTACGCCCTTATACCCATGGCGTATTGGGGTTTCAACCTCTACAATGCCAAAACGTTTCCTATATTTTCATCCCATCTGTTTAATAGCCGAGGGGAGACGTACAACGTGTCGGCCATAGTTAACGAGAAGTTCGAGCTTGATATTCCGGCATACGAGGAGAGGGGGCTCATAAACCTTAGCATCTTCTTCTCCTTGTCTTACGGGCTAAACTTTGCTGCAGTGGTGGCCACTCTCACGCACGTAGCTATGTTTAATGGGAG GGAAATTTTTGATCGATTCCGTGCTTCTAACAAAGGGAAGACTGATATTCACACAAGACTTATGAAAAAGTATAAAGACATTCCGGGGTGGTGGTTTCATGGAATGCTGGTTCTCTCGCTCGCTCTATCCCTGGTACTCTGTATCTTCATGAAAGATCAGGTTCAACTACCATGGTGGGGACTTGTTTTCGCCGCAGGGCTAGCGCTGATCTTTACTCTCCCAATCAGCATAATCACAGCCACCACCAATCAG ACACCAGGGCTGAATGTTATCACAGAATACATAATTGGAATAATATATCCAGGGAGACCAATTGCAAATGTATGCTTCAAGACCTATGGGTATATAAGTATGAGCCAGGCAGTTTCCTTTCTCAATGACTTCAAACTTGGCCATTACATGAAAGTTCCACCAAGATCAATGTTCATGGTTCAG TTCATCGGCACGATCATCGCCGGAACAATCAATATCAGTACCGCATGGTACCTCCTAACAAGTATTGAAAACATCTGCCAAGACCAGCTACTACCAAAGAACAGCCCCTGGACCTGTCCCGGCGACCGAGTCTTCTTCGACGCATCCGTGATCTGGGGACTAGTCGGCCCTAGACGGATCTTCAGCAAGCTCGGGAACTACGGCGCGCTAAACTGGTGCTTCCTAGGCGGCGCAATCGCCCCAATCATCGTCTGGCTCATCCACAAAGCTTTTCCCACCAAGAAGTGGATCAAACTGATTAATATCCCGGTCCTGCTGGGGGCCACAGCTTCCATGCCGCCGGCTTCCACTCTGAACTTCAACAGCTGGATCTTTGTCGGGACGATATTCAACTACGTTGTCTTCCGGTACAGGAAGAAGTGGTGGCAGAGGTACAATTACGTGCTTTCGGCGGCGCTGGACGCTGGGCTGGCCTTCATGGGGGTGGTGCTGTATTTCGGTTTGGGGATGGAGAATATAACCGTGAATTGGTGGGGTACAGATGGGGAGCATTGCGACTTGGCTACTTGCCCCACTGCCAAAGGGGTTGCCGTTGATGGTTGTCCATTGCACTAG